The following coding sequences lie in one Stigmatopora argus isolate UIUO_Sarg chromosome 5, RoL_Sarg_1.0, whole genome shotgun sequence genomic window:
- the kat6a gene encoding histone acetyltransferase KAT6A isoform X1 yields MVKLANPTYTQWILEAIKKVKKQKQRPSEERICNAVSMSHTLDRKIILEQLELSVKDGTILKVTNKGLNSYKDPDNPGRFVLPKQKGSGSSGGGGSHSGGGGGSSGSGVSFQSHPGKRPGLDWNKLIKRALEGLHEPGGSCLKNIERFLKCQADVAAYLSGSGSMGPGIFHQQLRVALKRAVAHGRVAKHGPLFQFISRSSSHHDGTGTVSLESLPPVRRLPHEKDKPVAEPIPICSFCLGTKEQNRDKNPEELISCADCGNSGHPSCLKFSPELTVRVKALWWQCIECKTCSSCQDQGKNADNMLFCDSCDRGFHMECCDPPLTRMPKGMWICQICQPRRKGKNLLHEKAAQIKRRYNAPLGRPKNRPGRPFKKLVGRARRKRSASPNSSSSSSCEGYPGDDRLLFSMRDTDDLTQSSLRFNNKTKGLIDALTKFFTPSPEGRKARQEVVDYSEQCRIRKKANRKGEGDDRTDNQEGSDWRDEDDRLPGHENLTEKDIELFRHIQDLALQKVGVTGPPDPQMRCPAVIEFGKFDIQTWYSSPYPQEYSRLPKLYLCEFCLRYMKSRSILYQHMKKCSWFHPPANEIYRKDDVSVFEVDGNVSTIYCQNLCLLAKLFLDHKTLYYDVEPFLFYVLTQNDSKGCHLVGYFSKEKHCQQKYNVSCIMILPQYQRKGYGRFLIDFSYLLSKREGQPGSPEKPLSDLGRLSYMAYWRSEVLECLHRVHDRQITIRQLSKLTGICPQDITTTLYSLNMLEQRGERLVLVRRDTLIDSHMARLKARPRQLEVDPECLRWTPVIVTNTVVSDADEDEDEEDQEPTAEDRKEIKPSIKLPSLSWHMRQAKKREEEDEEEDEEEEEELEEEEERKGFLGFPVSQSTPSSPPVRCLPAPKPPRPPPPANGERRPRGRPPKNWPWGKGVRDSHRVGRPPKVCQMEDEGEDNERTEGGKMGSAAIPSSVFSPERKVELTSFRTVDTARHPTITPTRRGRPPRKKRGPKPRHMEEPGEGLSQLPGVSRLNDSPPVRKTGFSDSSEEDEEEEEEEEDDDEDEDEDDEDDEDEESRASSPPILTKPVMGLKCKKPLRKRRFRQRSHPHSSVVTETISETTEVLDEPFVDSDSERPMPRLEEETVMGHHPLRRYPPARSALGLSDPAPKRGRHCNLSDSEEDELTAILNPIAALPCPSGNQAVDPEAPVKKKKGWPKGKSRKPLHWKKRGPGRPPGSGANQRAAAESQASGAPTPPKIKMKPGRKPRTWYLQRAQEEAERQEQEKQRLREQPLDKNPLLLSTDRNSKRVSRAITENKEKYSDEDDYLPMPLEQKVPKRRGRPPRNPMLRHPPPPVPRPPLNSEPEEAEEEDEEAERSWEDNKSSRPFSRPMLSASSSSSNPGPRVPQFRPPSVDIGEREDNDEEEEKEEEFEHQGCANLTSRRAPAAPGSGSRRSEDHDADDEGDGHLEEKSNSSSNISKKRKSQQSDDDEDEDEDEEPDSHPSSPPVKEEPQAGEAFLDTENSVARDYVSKQEEDEEEEEEEEEEDPEEQVQEVKCQPSSADPQQEDRRRREQEESAAAAAAVETVTAMSVPPEPMELQPLQTEDKDVALLIEPQHTHSHPHPHQHSDFKEDLSHHHTHHAHHHSNELDLETVQAVQSLTQGEAQDEETEPHHGAYQDCEETLAACRTLQSYSHSGDAEEEALALVEDCGASQHSSPLPNPQMPPLSGQSVRSVNSPGLPSAIMETTTAGQRGGTPGPTGAGGGGGGGYTQITPEHPSSLSAPSQQNMETSPMMDVPSVSDHSQQVVDSGFSDLGSIESTTENYDNPSSYDSTMGGGSNGTGNGGSGAGISVAGNSSASSSVASSSSSATPSTSQSNSCPFVPTPSLTSSAGNGGTPHGLGSCSLIQQSGPGPNSGPGASNVGGSVPQAPPPPHRSTTPSCGIKSPQSCGVIERPPSTNQQAPQSSQKKVSQQPPQQQQQQTPNSQPQPSAPPPPQQQQQPLSQCSMGNGFGSTPMIMEIPESGGGGGGRTLYERMGQDFGTGGYPQPSATFSLAKLQQLTNTIMDPHAMPYSHSASVTSYATSVSLSNPAGLAPSAHVTLSQGQPTMTPPPNLSSGSMNLGSLQLQRNMPTTNISLGPPPHTQRLQGQMASVKGHISIRSKATQQLAPAPHQQQLYGRSSGAVTMQGTPRTLAVQRGMMPNLMATPAPYNSMNMTPLNPMSAGYRMPQPMMNSGYHGNSPYMNQPAQYPMQMQMGMMGGQGYPQQPMQPNHHGNMMYTGPTHHSYAGVPKQSPYMSR; encoded by the exons ATGGTGAAACTGGCCAACCCCACATACACCCAATGGATCCTCGAGGCCATCAAGAAGGTCAAGAAACAGAAGCAGCGTCCATCTGAGGAACGTATTTGCAATGCTGTTTCCATGTCCCACACTCTGGATCGCAAAATTATTCTGGAGCAGTTAGAGCTTAGTGTCAAAGATGGAACTATCCTTAAGGTGACCAACAAAGGTCTCAACTCATACAAAGACCCGGACAACCCTGGGCGTTTTGTTCtcccaaaacaaaaaggaagTGGCAGCTCTGGAGGAGGCGGCAGCCACagtggtggtggcggcggcagcAGCGGTAGCGGCGTTAGCTTCCAAAGCCATCCGGGGAAAAGACCTGGACTTGACTGGAACAAGTTAATCAAGCGGGCATTGGAGGGCCTCCACGAGCCAGGCGGTTCCTGCTTGAAAAACATTGAGCGCTTTCTCAAGTGCCAGGCTGATGTGGCAGCTTACTTGTCAGGCAGCGGCTCCATGGGGCCTGGCATCTTCCACCAACAGCTGAGGGTTGCCCTCAAAAGGGCCGTGGCCCACGGACGCGTGGCAAAGCACGGGCCACTTTTTCAGTTCATCAGCCGCAGCAGCTCCCATCACGACGGCACCGGGACGGTATCCTTGGAATCGCTGCCCCCGGTTCGTCGGCTGCCTCATGAAAAGGACAAG CCGGTGGCGGAGCCAATCCCCATCTGCAGCTTCTGTTTGGGGACCAAGGAACAAAATCGCGATAAGAACCCTGAGGAGCTCATCTCCTGCGCAGACTGTGGCAATAGTG GCCATCCGTCCTGTCTCAAGTTCTCTCCAGAGCTCACGGTGAGAGTCAAGGCACTCTGGTGGCAGTGCATCGAATGCAAAACCTGCAGCAGCTGTCAAGATCAAGGAAAGAATGCG GACAATATGTTATTTTGTGATTCATGTGATCGGGGTTTCCACATGGAATGCTGTGATCCACCCCTCACGCGGATGCCCAAAG gaatgtggATTTGTCAAATCTGCCAGCCCAGGAGGAAGGGAAAGAATCTTTTACATGAAAAGGCAGCACAAATCAAACGACGCTATAACGCACCGCTTGGCCGGCCCAAAAACCG GCCCGGGCGGCCCTTCAAGAAACTGGTTGGCCGCGCTCGGCGGAAGCGTTCGGCCTCCCCGAACTCGTCGTCCAGCTCCTCTTGTGAAGGTTACCCCGGCGATGACCGACTACTTTTCTCAATGCGGGATACTGACGACCTGACACAAAGCAGTCTTCGCTTTAACAACAAGACCAAGGGATTAATCGATGCCCTCACCAAATTTTTTACACCTTCACCTGAGGGTCGCAAGGCACGCCAGGAAGTGGTGGACTACTCGGAACAGTGTCGCATCAGAAAGAAAGCCAATCGCAAGGGAGAGGGAGATGATAGGACAG ACAATCAGGAAGGCAGCGATTGGCGAGATGAGGACGACAGACTGCCTGGTCATGAAAATCTAACTGAAAAAGATATTGAGCTCTTTAGACACATCCAGGATCTGGCATTACAG AAAGTCGGCGTAACAGGTCCACCAGACCCACAGATGCGATGTCCAGCAGTCATTGAATTTGGAAAGTTTGACATCCAGACGTGGTATTCTTCTCCCTACCCGCAGGAATACAGCAG actacCCAAGCTATACCTTTGTGAGTTTTGTTTGCGCTACATGAAGAGCCGTAGCATCCTTTATCAGCACATGAAGAAATGCAGCTGGTTCCATCCTCCAGCTAATGAGATTTACAGGAAAGATGACGTGTCTGTGTTTGAG GTCGATGGAAATGTGAGCACAATCTACTGCCAGAACCTGTGCCTGTTGGCCAAGCTTTTTCTCGATCACAAGACCCTCTACTACGATGTGGAACCCTTCCTTTTCTATGTCCTCACGCAAAATGACAGCAAAGGTTGCCACCTTGTCGGCTACTTTTCTAAG GAGAAACACTGCCAACAGAAATACAACGTATCATGCATCATGATTCTTCCGCAGTACCAGCGAAAGGGCTACGGGCGCTTTCTCATTGATTTCA GTTACTTGCTGTCAAAGCGTGAGGGCCAGCCCGGATCACCGGAGAAGCCTCTCTCAGATCTCGGCCGGCTTTCTTACATGGCCTATTGGCGGAGTGAGGTCCTAGAGTGCCTCCATAGGGTTCATGACCGGCAGATCACAATTCGACAGCTCAGCAAACTTACTGGGATTTGCCCGCAGGATATCACCACAACGCTATACAGCCTCAACATGCTTGAGCAACGGGGAGAGAG ATTGGTCCTCGTGCGACGAGATACGCTAATAGATAGCCACATGGCTCGTCTCAAGGCTCGACCTCGACAGCTCGAAGTTGACCCAGAGTGTCTTCGCTGGACTCCCGTCATTGTTACTAATACTGTGGTTTCGGATGCTGATGAGGACGAAGATGAAGAGGATCAAGAACCAACGGCGGAAGACCGGAAGGAG ATCAAACCAAGCATCAAGCTACCATCATTGTCCTGGCACATGCGTCAAGCAAAGAAAAGagaagaggaagatgaggaggaggacgaggaggaggaggaagagttggaggaggaagaagagagaAAGGGGTTTCTAGGATTTCCAGTCAGCCAAAGTACTCCATCGTCACCTCCAGTCCGTTGTCTGCCTGCCCCAAAGCCACCACGCCCACCCCCGCCAGCAAATGGTGAACGCAGACCCCGGGGTCGCCCACCCAAAAATTGGCCATGGGGTAAAGGGGTTAGGGATAGCCATCGAGTTGGACGGCCGCCCAAGGTCTGCCAAATGGAAGATGAGGGCGAGGACAATGAAAGGACAGAGGGAGGAAAAATGGGGTCCGCAGCCATTCCATCTTCCGTATTCTCACCGGAGCGAAAAGTAGAGTTGACTAGCTTTCGGACAGTAGACACGGCTCGGCACCCCACCATCACTCCTACCCGAAGAGGACGGCCTCCAAGAAAAAAGAGAGGCCCCAAACCCAGACACATGGAGGAACCGGGTGAGGGGCTCTCACAACTTCCCGGGGTATCCAGGCTGAATGATTCTCCTCCCGTCCGTAAAACTGGCTTCAGTGATAGTAGCGAagaagatgaggaagaggaagaggaggaggaggatgacgacgaggacgaggatgaggatgatgaagaCGATGAAGATGAGGAAAGCAGGGCAAGCTCTCCACCTATCTTGACGAAGCCCGTTATGGGACTCAAATGCAAG AAGCCGTTGAGAAAGCGTCGTTTTCGTCAGCGCAGCCACCCACACAGCAGCGTGGTGACGGAGACCATTTCTGAGACCACAGAGGTTTTGGATGAACCCTTTGTTGACTCTGACTCCGAGAGGCCCATGCCTCGGCTGGAAGAAGAGACGGTCATGGGTCACCACCCCTTGCGTCGCTACCCTCCTGCCCGCTCCGCACTTGGGTTGTCAGACCCTGCTCCGAAACGAGGACGGCACTGCAACCTCTCTGATTCAGAGGAAGATG AGCTAACTGCCATCCTGAACCCCATAGCTGCATTACCATGTCCTTCGGGGAATCAAGCTGTCGATCCCGAGGCCCCagtcaagaagaaaaaaggctGGCCCAAAGGAAAGAGTCGGAAACCACTGCACTGGAAGAAACGGGGACCTGGAAGACCACCTGGAAGCGGAGCCAACCAGAGAGCTGCTGCAGAAAGCCAAGCAAGCGGGGCTCCCACACCgcccaaaatcaaaatgaagccTGGGCGGAAGCCTCGGACGTGGTATCTCCAGCGTGCCCAAGAGGAAGCGGAGAGGCAGGAGCAGGAGAAGCAAAGACTGCGAGAGCAGCCGTTGGACAAAAACCCTCTGCTGCTTTCCACCGATCGAAACAGCAAGCGTGTTTCGAGAGCCATCacggaaaataaggaaaaataCTCTGACGAAGACGATTACCTCCCTATGCCTTTAGAGCAAAAAGTACCAAAAAGGAGAGGCAGACCACCTAGAAACCCTATGCTCCGTCACCCACCACCACCTGTTCCAAGGCCGCCTCTTAACTCTGAACCAGAGGaggcagaagaagaagacgaggaAGCAGAGAGATCTTGGGAGGACAACAAATCTAGCCGTCCATTTTCACGCCCGATGTTGTCCGCTTCGTCCTCCTCGTCCAACCCGGGGCCCAGGGTCCCGCAGTTCCGCCCCCCGAGTGTTGATATCGGCGAAAGAGAAGACAACGACGAAGAGGAGGAAAAGGAAGAAGAGTTTGAGCACCAGGGCTGTGCCAACCTCACGTCGAGACGAGCGCCAGCCGCACCGGGTTCAGGAAGCCGGCGTAGCGAGGACCACGACGCAGATGACGAGGGTGACGGACACTTGGAAGAGAAGAGtaacagcagcagcaacatcAGTAAAAAACGAAAAAGTCAGCAGTCTGACGATGAcgaggatgaagatgaggatgaagaaccgGATTCACATCCAAGCTCCCCTCCGGTCAAAGAAGAACCACAGGCAGGAGAGGCTTTTTTAGACACGGAGAACAGCGTGGCCCGGGACTACGTCAGCAAgcaggaggaggacgaggaggaagaggaggaggaagaggaggaggacccTGAAGAGCAGGTGCAAGAGGTCAAGTGTCAGCCCTCCTCTGCTGACCCACAGCAGGAAGACAGGCGGCGGCGAGAGCAGGAGGAATCTGCCGCGGCCGCCGCCGCTGTGGAAACCGTTACGGCCATGTCTGTTCCCCCAGAACCTATGGAGCTTCAACCTTTGCAGACGGAGGACAAAGACGTTGCACTTTTAATAGAACCCCAGCATACACACTCCCACCCGCATCCTCACCAGCACTCAGACTTCAAAGAGGACCTGAGTCACCATCACACGCATCACGCCCACCACCACTCCAATGAACTGGACTTGGAGACAGTGCAGGCCGTACAGTCTTTGACACAGGGGGAAGCTCAGGATGAAGAAACTGAGCCGCACCACGGGGCTTACCAAGACTGCGAAGAGACGCTCGCAGCATGTCGGACACTACAGAGTTACAGCCACTCAGGGGATGCTGAGGAGGAGGCCCTGGCTTTAGTAGAGGACTGTGGGGCTTCCCAACATAGCAGCCCTCTGCCTAATCCTCAAATGCCCCCGCTGTCCGGTCAGTCCGTGCGCTCGGTGAACAGCCCAGGGTTGCCCTCGGCCATCATGGAGACGACGACAGCGGGGCAGAGGGGTGGGACCCCTGGCCCCACTGGGGCGGGTGGTGGAGGCGGAGGTGGTTACACGCAGATCACCCCAGAACATCCCAGTTCTTTATCTGCGCCCTCCCAGCAGAACATGGAGACGTCTCCCATGATGGACGTGCCGTCTGTGTCGGACCACTCGCAGCAAGTGGTCGACAGTGGCTTCAGCGATTTGGGGAGCATCGAAAGCACGACAGAGAACTACGACAACCCCAGTAGCTACGACTCCACCATGGGTGGAGGAAGCAACGGAACGGGGAACGGGGGAAGCGGAGCTGGGATTTCTGTGGCAGGAAACTCTTCGGCGTCCTCATCTGTCGCGTCTTCTTCCAGCTCGGCCACTCCGTCCACCTCGCAGTCCAACAGCTGCCCCTTCGTACCAACCCCCAGTCTAACATCTTCCGCGGGGAATGGCGGAACTCCGCACGGGTTAGGGAGCTGTAGCCTCATCCAGCAAAGTGGACCTGGCCCTAACAGTGGTCCCGGAGCCAGTAATGTAGGCGGTTCCGTCCCCCAAGCCCCACCTCCTCCCCACCGATCCACCACCCCTAGTTGTGGCATCAAATCCCCCCAAAGCTGCGGTGTGATCGAGAGACCTCCAAGTACTAATCAGCAAGCGCCGCAATCGTCGCAAAAGAAAGTTTCACAGCAGCCgcctcagcagcagcagcagcaaaccCCTAATTCCCAGCCTCAACCCTCGGCTCCACCTCCTccacagcaacagcagcagccccTCTCCCAGTGCAGCATGGGAAATGGCTTCGGCTCCACCCCCATGATAATGGAGATTCCCGAAAGCGGAGGCGGGGGTGGCGGCCGCACGCTGTACGAGCGTATGGGTCAGGACTTCGGGACGGGGGGTTACCCCCAACCCTCCGCGACCTTCAGTCTGGCCAAACTCCAGCAGCTCACAAACACCATCATGGATCCGCACGCCATGCCCTACTCCCACTCGGCCTCCGTCACCTCCTACGCCACCAGCGTTTCGCTCTCGAACCCGGCGGGGCTGGCGCCCTCTGCCCACGTGACTCTTTCCCAGGGCCAGCCCACAATGACTCCACCCCCTAACCTCAGCTCTGGCTCCATGAACTTGGGCTCCCTGCAGCTGCAACGCAACATGCCCACTACCAACATCAGTCTGGGCCCGCCACCCCACACGCAACGACTGCAGGGCCAAATGGCAAGCGTCAAAGGCCACATTTCCATTCGGTCCAAAGCCACTCAGCAGCTGGCCCCGGCCCCGCACCAGCAGCAGCTCTACGGACGCAGCTCTGGGGCGGTGACCATGCAGGGCACCCCTCGCACCTTGGCCGTTCAACGCGGCATGATGCCAAACCTCATGGCGACGCCGGCGCCGTACAATTCCATGAACATGACGCCGCTCAATCCCATGTCAGCTGGCTATCGAATGCCCCAGCCCATGATGAACAGTGGTTACCACGGTAATTCTCCTTATATGAATCAGCCAGCTCAGTACCCCATGCAAATGCAAATGGGAATGATGGGTGGGCAGGGTTACCCCCAGCAGCCTATGCAGCCAAATCACCACGGCAACATGATGTACACAGGCCCCACCCATCACAGCTATGCCGGTGTCCCGAAACAGTCGCCCTACATGAGCAGATGA